From the genome of Glycine soja cultivar W05 chromosome 14, ASM419377v2, whole genome shotgun sequence:
ctcttcattaaataaatcattcaaattgctttataaaaaagaaataaatatttttagattatgAGAATATTAAACGTTAGTTTGATGTCATCCAAATAATAGAGATTAATTTAAAACCTTTTCTAATTCATCTTCTGCGCGTTCGGCATGCTTATCTATATCTTCAGCTACTTTTTCAACAAATTCAACAGCATCACGAAGTTTTCCATCAGGAAGATGCTTCACAGCTTCTTCTGCCACCTTGTCCACCCCCTCAGCCACGTCTTCTACAATGTCTACTACTCGTTGTGCTTCGTCTATTGTTGTTTCAACTTTCTCTACGAACAAAGCAAAAAAGCTCATCATCACACAAGAGAAAATTTCAGgcctaattaatattaattgccaataataattcatttttgCTAATAGTTAACATGGGTGATCTCTTACCTTTCAATTGTAGCAACAAAACAAATAATGTAatgaaaaaactaattaattaagatgttACGTACATCTTTCTTGTGGAACCATTTTGAAATCTCAAGGCTAGGTTCTTTTCTGGAACCGAAAAGCGATTATTATGTTTGAGTTTGGAGTTGAATCGAAGGGGATGAATGGGATGATCAACATTTGAAGCTGGATATTTTCCTACGGCTAAGCAAGTAATCGTTTGAGTAAAGATTGTATTTGCcatcattatatatatgaatctaATATTCGGATTGtaactatatataatatatcggAACAATTTTTCCAATGGGGACGCTGAGGAAATGTATGAGGATTGAATTGTATAGGTATAGGACTTGTTCAAGTGGACAAGTAGACACGTAGAAAGGAATAGTATGTATATGaacttgttttaaaataagCCAGAATTTGCGAGTAAGGAGAAGGGTAACGAAAAGTCAAcatacattaaaataattttttagcaaaatatttcattaataaaataattgtttaaattGAGCATCTGTTTTATCCAATTCAAGACTCTATTATATTGGTAACACATGAAAAGTATTGAACCAGATAGCAAATTAATCCCACTGTTTAGGTAAAATTTAGGAGTATTCATCAGTtgaattggtgcatatttaagatgaaattaaattcaacttaatcatatttaattaaactagtttggtttggatttaaaaataaaaaatcaattaatttaaactaAGTCAATCGGATTAAGATTGAATTGATTTACTTTGAGTCTCTGGCGTGCTGGGAGACATTTATTATTGCAACGATTTTTGTTGAGCATGCTATGGCGTGGAATATTTGGGCCTTAATTCTCCACCATCTTTATGCTTAAATAGTTTTGGTGCTCACTATTTACACGGTCATTTTTTGCTAAGTACACCCCAATCCCCTCATTATCCATTATACCCTTTTACTTAAAGGAGTACACCCCTTGATATCCATTTTCCTTTCCAAAAGTATCTTTTCGGAATATCATATATCTATtttggaaatatattttaaaaactgtaTATCATAGTTCTAGAAATACATTTCAAGAAAAGGTATATGTTATCCTGAAAAGATATTTTTGGTTGTAATAAATTTAAGATCGTTAAAATTGTAAATGCTTCTCATATACCCCCCATATTTTTTAGTCTTATTTTCATTCCATCATGAgtgttttttaaagtttaaaccctatttaaaatcttatttttattctacatttattgttttttaaaccctaattatgaaCCCCATCTTCACCTcatggtataaaaaaaaaaaatgattttggcaATGTTATGCCAAAAGTTATACCAAACTTCATCAAGAGTTATAAAATCTTTGGAGACGAAGTGTCAGGATTCATTAAGAAGTTTGTTCTTGTTAATGGTAAATTAAGTTtaactttgaaatttaatttatagtatGTTTGTtataattagaatatatattgacaacatgtatattttttatactacaaTCCAACAGTAAATTGTTACATAATTgaaagtgatatatatatatatatatatatatatatatatatatatatatatatatatatattgatttatagtgtcaatttttttatagctagtatattagaattaaattttatgaagcATTTATATAACATCTGGcgccttttttatataaaaaaatagaatttgctCTTGGTATCTTTTTTATAATTCGTTTTATATATCTACCTTTTACGAATCTTGAGTTGGAATAGGATATGTGAACCGTCAAACAAAAGGTAGATAGGGGGACCAAGAAAATTACATGTACTAATACAAAGTAGGTGAAGGCAATGTATTGTTGGACACATTGAAGAAGGTGTGTTATGAGTACAAATTGATGAAAAACCTTGATGGAGGATGCATAATCAAGTGCACAATCAAATACTACACCAGAGGTGATGCACACACAATTCACACAAGAGTTTTTGAaggataattaaaattcatataatGAAGATGAGACTCAAAATTAGGGTTTAAAGAACAATATAAGGTAgagtaaaaataagattttagataTGATTTAAAGAAAACTAATGATAGGATGAACATAATACTAACAAAAATAGAAGTGTAAGATAAGTATTTACAACATCAACGATCTTAACTTTATTATTACCAAAAATGTGTTTTCAGAATAACATATACTTGTTCCAGAAATGTATTTCTAGAACTATGATatataattctaaaaatatatttccagAATAGATATCTAGAAAGacatttttgaaaagaaaaatggataCCTAGGGGTGTACACTCCTTTAAGTAAAAAGAGTATAATGAGTAATTATGATTTAAAAAGGGAAGGATTGGGGTGTACTTAGCAAAAACTGGGAATGTATATAGTAAGTACCTTAGTTTCTTGTACAATTGTGAGGGGTGTTAAAATGCTATACTTTCGGTAATTGCTTCGTGCAATTCTGGATTTGCTTCCTGCATCCGATTCTGAAATGTAATTTACATTCTGAAAAGCTAACCCAAATCGTAAAATTAATAGGATTTTCAGAAGGCTAAAAAGGTGTAGGAAGCAATTGCATTAGTTTTCAAGTATATACCAAATTGTAAGTCCTTTTTTGTGAACTGCTTTTCATTACGGGCATTGTTAAACACATTCTTTTTTTCCCTAAGTGCACCCCAGCATTTTAAAATTACCCTACTATCCTAACCTCTTACCCTCCTCCCAATCCTTCTTTTTCTAACTTCACTAACCCCTGGATCAATGCTTAGTGTTGGATCAAAGACTTAGTGCCACTTATAGGGTTCAGTGCTTCCTCTTGGACTCAATAACGACTCTTTGTGCCATATAAATTGGGTATCTACATGCATCATGCATTATGATTGAGGTTATCATCACATCCCTTGTTCTCTGTTTTGGCAGCTCGCAACTCTGGTTATCGTAGTATTCTTCAAGATGTATACTTCCCTGTCATCATCGTAACTTTGATGGATTTGATCCCTTTATATTATGTTGTGTTTGGTTGGGAGGATGCAAATaaagaagacaaaaataaaagagatatatttaaattaaagtagaatGTAGAAGGTGTGagacacattaatttttttttattcttctcctCATTTGCTGAACCAAACACAtcattaaagaaagaaaaataagctttagaagataaataaaataataataataataattttaaaaattaaccatTGATATTAgcattaattttagattttgttaaatatttatttgattttatctcaatttttaactttttttttttctaattaacgGTTATAATTGCACTTTATCGTTTAAAGTGCATTTTCTCACTTTAGACAAGTCTAATCTAACTTGAACACTCACACACAGAGGTTACAACTCTCTtgttatttctatatttttttataacttaaaattgtaatttaattcaATACACAATCTtataagaatataaatttaaaatttagtacattttattgaaattatataCGTATAGAgttcaataatttataatatttttatttttgtatttttaataatttaaaatactatatgtaaatatcaaaatatatgttaaatttatttcttaaaaaaagatatagTAATTCTATCAAAAgagtaattttgttttttaaaatatgatttatattatttggtgtcattattttttccatttcaaACACAAAATAGGATAAAAGTTTACTAGGTCGTATTTTAtccaatttatatattttcatccTTTCTTATCTTCTTGTGTCCACCAAAGATCTTAATATCACtaccaaaaagaaaaacgaGATCTTTGtacaaaattaaactcataagaAAACATGTGAGTTACATATGATGTTGAgaaattaaacacacaacagaGAAAGAGAGGACAAGTTGTGTGTGCTTAAGGATGCAAATGGCTATCTCAAGCTGTTCAACATCACTTTgttgaatttaatttgattagaGCTTTGAAGACGATTTCTGAATTCACAAAACTTTAAGATGGGATATGGTCACATCTTGATAAAGACTTTACACCAATAAATTTCCAAGTAATTGTAAATTATTAAGACTTTTAAAAATGCATGTaatgatgattttatttaatctcAAGTGATGTGACTacacttaaattaattaattaattaattattataaagccAATTAAGGTCAGGAACAAAGTCACACAACAGTTGGTGTATACTTTTCCTAGGTAACATTATTCTTACATTGATAGCGATCcttcatcattttattttaaagctaACTAATCGACGAGGTACTTCTTAAAAATACCATTGATCTTTTTATCAGAATGTTCTAAACAAAGTATATTTTTGgtacataattttaattatcaaaaactaattttgtaACAAATTATAGCACAGTAACTCTGACATAGAAATGTATTTGTGCAACATACAggaactacttttttttttttttactgcataagAACTACTTTTCTATTGCTTAAATATAAATGAACGGGATTTAGCTTGGAGAAGTACACAATGAGGTAGATTATGTAAATTGAAAATAGCTTGTTAACTTAACATTCTTCAAAATAaggataaatattaaatatacttactttttttattttacaattttcctaattttagaagaaaattcaGGTTCATATTTTGCCATTTGTAGAACCCCTGTGGAGAGGAAGAAAGCGTCATTCTTTAGAAATTGCCACAGGGGTTGCACGAGCTGCATGAAATGAATAAAACCCTTTTTCTTCACCATTTTActagaagaaattgccaaggaaTTTAAACAAAGTTGGATAGGGACAAATTATGATACCTGAACtatttgaaaattcatttttggtGAGACTGAACCACTCTAATTTGTTACTTGTTTAATAAACCTGAGCTACTCTAATTTTGTTACTTGACTAATAAACAAACCAAACAAGATAAGGAGGTTCTTTCAACCCTATTACAGATTACCAAACCCAACAAACACATCAATAGTCTCCTAAGCCTTGGAAAGAGacatcaaaacaaagaaaaatattccTTCTCTTTTAATCCAAACAAAATCCACCTCACGCTTAACCCCATTCTTCATTTCCTCTCTCTGTCCACTTGTGTCCgtaaaagtttcttcataaaaCACACACTCCAAATGGCTAGCAAACACAGAAAACTCTTCCCTGATGAAACAGCAACCACAAACCAAACCCAAGATTGCTACGGCTTTTGTGACCCAGCATGCCCTTACAATTGTTACAATAACCCTGATTACTTTTTCTCTCCTccaccaccgccaccaccttcTATTTCACATTCAAGCCAAGTTAACCATATATCTTCCTACTTTATCATTCTTGTTACACTATTCACGGTCATTTTTGTTGTGGTTGGtttctacgtgatcaaggtgaAGTGCTATGCTACATGGTGCGGCTGGCGATTCAGCGGTTCCGTTCCCTCTTCAGACACCACCACTGAGGAGTTTCTCAATGAGAACCAAGTTGACCACCCCGTGTGGCTCATTGCCACTGTGGGGTTGCAACAATCGATCATCAACTCCATCACGGTTTGCAAGTACAAGAAGAATGAAGGGTTGGTTGAAGGAACCGAGTGTTCGGTGTGTTTGAACGAGTTTCAAGAAGAGGAGACATTACGACTCTTGCCAAAGTGCAACCATGCTTTTCACGTTCCTTGTATTGACACTTGGTTGAGATCACACACAAATTGCCCTCTTTGTCGTGCCGGTATTGTTTCTAATAGTGTCAATTCTGAAGCACCAACACCCGTGTCGAATTCGGAGCAAGAAAATGCAAATTTGGGGAGGAATCAAGATACCCTTTTGGACAATTCACGGATTAATGAAGGTGGGTTAAGCAGCAACATGGTTGCTGGGGAATCAAGTGAAGCAATAGATGAATCAAATTCTAAGGATCGGGTAAATGATGAAACTCAGAACAATGGGGTTCTGATGAATATTGAGATTCAAACAGAGATGGGGTCTGTTTCAACTACAGAATGTGAAAGTCATCGTGTTGTTGATGATCATAAACATGATGATGACACAATGTTGCACACGGATAATCTAGGGAAGCAAGATCAAGATGGTGATTACTACTACTCAAAAACGTGTAGAACAGTGCGTCGTTCCTCTATTGAAGAGTGTTTGCATTTAAGCCCAGTATCTATGAAAAGGTCATTCTCCTCTTGCAATGGAAG
Proteins encoded in this window:
- the LOC114384140 gene encoding uncharacterized protein LOC114384140 codes for the protein MSFFALFVEKVETTIDEAQRVVDIVEDVAEGVDKVAEEAVKHLPDGKLRDAVEFVEKVAEDIDKHAERAEDELEKVENMENEFESFIESTTHHQENSVTTTAEAKEQK
- the LOC114383528 gene encoding RING-H2 finger protein ATL54-like, giving the protein MASKHRKLFPDETATTNQTQDCYGFCDPACPYNCYNNPDYFFSPPPPPPPSISHSSQVNHISSYFIILVTLFTVIFVVVGFYVIKVKCYATWCGWRFSGSVPSSDTTTEEFLNENQVDHPVWLIATVGLQQSIINSITVCKYKKNEGLVEGTECSVCLNEFQEEETLRLLPKCNHAFHVPCIDTWLRSHTNCPLCRAGIVSNSVNSEAPTPVSNSEQENANLGRNQDTLLDNSRINEGGLSSNMVAGESSEAIDESNSKDRVNDETQNNGVLMNIEIQTEMGSVSTTECESHRVVDDHKHDDDTMLHTDNLGKQDQDGDYYYSKTCRTVRRSSIEECLHLSPVSMKRSFSSCNGRTLTSREF